A single region of the Salipaludibacillus sp. LMS25 genome encodes:
- a CDS encoding TrkA family potassium uptake protein, translated as MFRETLLSELYAKKMILLKIILGVSLFVTLAGAAIHTLEPNAYDSLLDGIWWAIVTISTVGYGDFVPKSITGRLLGILLIVVGIALFSFFITNLAASTLLIKEQSEKGLGTAQHASHLLIIGWNERSKLLIEQTHQLYPYKSIVLVDETLQQLPFQYRYVRFIKGNPKLDETLTRANIGQADTIVITASLHVEEKLADANTILTLLTVKGLAPTTYTIAELLTSEQYKNAKRAGADEIIEASQHVGMLLTNGTHHHGLIDVIRKLITQNQTEHLCIAPLPHDYIGKMFGDICGQVSTSDQFLLGLYRSNEAILHPSEKCVLQQGDELIYVKR; from the coding sequence ATGTTCCGCGAAACGTTACTGTCTGAACTGTATGCCAAAAAAATGATTTTGCTTAAAATTATTCTTGGTGTGTCGCTCTTCGTCACTTTGGCTGGAGCGGCCATCCATACATTAGAACCTAATGCCTATGACTCCTTATTAGACGGCATCTGGTGGGCTATCGTCACCATTTCAACAGTAGGTTACGGCGATTTCGTACCAAAATCCATAACCGGGCGCCTGTTAGGTATTTTATTAATTGTCGTAGGTATAGCGTTATTTTCATTTTTTATTACAAACCTGGCTGCCTCTACATTACTGATTAAAGAACAGTCAGAAAAGGGATTAGGTACAGCTCAGCATGCAAGTCATTTATTAATCATTGGCTGGAATGAACGCAGTAAATTACTCATTGAGCAAACACATCAGCTTTACCCATACAAGTCCATTGTACTCGTCGATGAAACATTACAGCAGCTCCCTTTTCAATATCGTTATGTTCGCTTCATAAAAGGAAACCCTAAATTAGATGAGACATTAACTCGCGCTAATATAGGACAAGCTGACACGATTGTCATTACCGCTAGTTTACATGTTGAAGAAAAGCTTGCTGACGCTAATACAATCCTAACATTACTCACCGTGAAAGGATTGGCTCCGACTACGTATACCATCGCTGAATTACTCACGTCAGAGCAATATAAAAATGCTAAAAGGGCTGGAGCCGATGAAATTATAGAAGCCTCTCAGCACGTAGGAATGTTACTGACGAACGGGACACACCATCATGGATTAATCGACGTCATCAGAAAGCTTATTACTCAAAATCAAACGGAGCACCTTTGTATAGCACCACTACCTCACGACTACATTGGCAAAATGTTCGGGGATATTTGCGGACAAGTTAGTACGTCTGATCAGTTTCTTTTGGGGCTTTACCGTTCTAATGAAGCGATTCTTCACCCTTCAGAAAAATGTGTCTTACAGCAAGGTGATGAACTGATTTATGTGAAACGATAA
- a CDS encoding YugN-like family protein — translation MLEIPSKVEKHTFKLYDLEKKLKPVGYVIGGGWEYDHGYFDYKIDDNGSYLFVRLPFQAVDGEELDVKGVHVTLGRPFLLAHKYKQGLDDHVDDPNPLVNQFSEPEDPDAPFPPEWVAAGREYVMELEQMIFNDLEISPRS, via the coding sequence GTGCTAGAAATCCCCTCAAAAGTGGAAAAGCACACGTTTAAATTGTATGATCTAGAGAAAAAATTAAAGCCTGTTGGTTATGTGATTGGTGGTGGATGGGAATATGATCATGGTTATTTTGATTACAAGATAGACGATAATGGCAGTTATTTATTTGTCCGTCTACCTTTTCAAGCGGTTGACGGAGAAGAATTAGATGTTAAAGGTGTACATGTGACATTAGGGCGCCCTTTTTTACTTGCTCATAAATATAAACAGGGTTTGGATGATCATGTTGATGATCCTAACCCTTTAGTGAATCAATTTTCTGAACCAGAAGATCCCGATGCACCATTTCCACCGGAATGGGTTGCAGCAGGCCGTGAATATGTGATGGAGCTTGAACAAATGATTTTTAACGATTTAGAAATCTCACCAAGAAGTTAA
- a CDS encoding glucose-6-phosphate isomerase, whose amino-acid sequence MTKKVSFDYSKASSFLAQHEVDYLAGAVESAHHALHEGTGAGNDFLGWIDLPVNYDKEEFSRIQKAAEKIKSDSDVLIVIGIGGSYLGARAAIEALTHTFYNEMDKAGRKTPQVFYVGNNISSTYVKHLLEVIEGKDVSLNVISKSGTTTEPAIAFRIFRDYVEKKYGVEEARKRIYATTDKAKGALKKLAMEEGYESFIIPDDVGGRFSIFTAVGLLPIAAAGLNIETMMKGAAEAREDFSTPDLAKNAAYQYAAVRNALYNKGKTIELMVNYEPALHFTSEWWKQLYGESEGKDGKGIFPAAADFSTDLHSLGQYVQDGRRDLFETVLHVESVAEEMTIEKAETDLDGLNYLAGKNMNFVNEKAYEGTLLAHIDGGVPNLVISIPTLDEYHFGYLIYFFEKACGLSGYLLGVNPFDQPGVEAYKKNMFALLGKPGFEEQKAELEKRLKDS is encoded by the coding sequence ATGACTAAAAAAGTTTCATTTGATTACTCAAAAGCATCGTCATTTTTAGCGCAACATGAAGTAGACTATTTAGCAGGAGCTGTTGAATCGGCTCATCATGCTTTACATGAAGGTACTGGAGCCGGTAACGATTTTCTCGGCTGGATTGATTTACCTGTGAACTATGATAAAGAGGAGTTCTCACGTATCCAAAAAGCTGCGGAAAAAATTAAATCGGATTCGGACGTTCTAATTGTTATCGGTATCGGTGGCTCCTATCTTGGTGCTCGGGCTGCAATCGAAGCGTTGACCCATACATTTTATAATGAAATGGACAAGGCTGGTCGGAAAACACCACAAGTTTTCTATGTAGGTAATAATATTAGTTCAACGTATGTAAAGCATTTATTGGAAGTGATTGAAGGGAAAGATGTTTCCTTAAACGTTATTTCTAAATCAGGAACGACGACGGAGCCAGCGATTGCTTTCCGTATTTTTAGAGATTACGTTGAGAAAAAATACGGTGTTGAAGAAGCGCGTAAACGTATTTATGCCACGACGGATAAAGCGAAAGGTGCTTTGAAAAAATTAGCTATGGAAGAAGGATACGAGTCGTTTATCATCCCTGATGATGTAGGTGGCCGCTTCTCAATTTTTACAGCCGTAGGATTACTGCCTATTGCAGCAGCTGGTTTGAATATTGAGACGATGATGAAAGGGGCAGCAGAAGCACGTGAGGATTTCAGCACACCAGATTTAGCTAAGAATGCTGCTTATCAATATGCCGCTGTCCGTAATGCCTTGTACAATAAAGGTAAAACAATCGAATTGATGGTAAATTATGAACCAGCTCTTCACTTCACGAGTGAATGGTGGAAACAGCTGTACGGAGAAAGTGAAGGAAAAGATGGCAAAGGCATCTTCCCTGCTGCTGCTGACTTTTCTACTGATTTACATTCACTTGGTCAATACGTTCAGGATGGTCGTCGTGATCTGTTTGAAACAGTCTTACATGTTGAATCAGTAGCAGAAGAAATGACGATTGAAAAAGCAGAGACTGATTTAGACGGACTAAACTATCTAGCAGGGAAAAACATGAACTTTGTCAATGAGAAAGCGTATGAGGGAACGCTACTTGCTCATATTGATGGGGGCGTACCAAACCTCGTCATATCTATTCCTACATTGGATGAGTATCATTTTGGCTATTTAATCTACTTCTTTGAAAAAGCGTGTGGTCTAAGTGGCTACTTACTCGGTGTCAATCCATTTGACCAGCCAGGTGTTGAAGCTTATAAGAAAAATATGTTTGCATTATTAGGAAAGCCAGGCTTCGAAGAACAAAAAGCAGAGCTAGAGAAGCGCTTGAAAGATAGTTAA
- a CDS encoding iron-containing alcohol dehydrogenase, whose amino-acid sequence MDPFIYQNPTRLIFGEGQVQQQLVSQLKPLGKKVLLVYGGGSIKRNGLYDEVIGLLSANGFIVSELEGVEPNPRLATVAKGIERCKEDDVDVILAVGGGSVIDCTKAIAAGAKYDGDPWDFITKKVTVEDALPFGTILTLAATGSEMNAGSVITNWETHEKYGWGSPHVFPTFSILDPLNTLTVPKDHTIYGVVDMMTHVFEQYFHSQQNTSLQERMCEAVLQTVIETAPSLVENLNNVAHRETILYAGTIALNGSLQMGTRGDWASHNIEHAVSAVYDIPHAGGLAIIFPQWMRHHKEKGEQKLYQLATRVWNIDPTGKDKQQVAEEGIKKLEEFWQSLGAPSRLQDYDIDDSRLEEMADKTMVNGPFGNFNQLEKADVLSILKASL is encoded by the coding sequence GTGGATCCCTTTATTTATCAAAATCCAACACGATTAATTTTTGGAGAAGGGCAGGTCCAACAACAGCTTGTATCCCAATTAAAGCCGCTTGGTAAAAAAGTTTTACTCGTTTATGGTGGAGGAAGTATTAAGCGAAATGGTCTTTACGATGAGGTGATCGGTTTATTAAGTGCTAATGGGTTCATTGTCTCTGAATTGGAAGGGGTTGAGCCAAACCCGAGATTGGCAACAGTGGCCAAAGGCATAGAGCGATGTAAAGAAGATGACGTGGACGTTATTTTAGCAGTGGGTGGGGGCAGTGTCATTGACTGCACAAAGGCCATTGCCGCTGGAGCTAAATACGATGGGGATCCTTGGGATTTTATCACGAAAAAAGTGACAGTGGAAGACGCTTTGCCTTTTGGGACAATATTAACATTGGCCGCTACCGGTTCTGAAATGAATGCAGGGTCTGTTATAACCAATTGGGAAACCCATGAGAAATATGGATGGGGAAGTCCACACGTATTTCCAACCTTTTCGATCCTTGATCCGCTAAATACGCTAACAGTCCCGAAAGATCATACAATTTACGGGGTTGTTGATATGATGACTCACGTATTTGAGCAGTATTTCCATTCTCAACAAAACACATCACTGCAAGAACGGATGTGTGAAGCTGTTTTACAAACAGTCATTGAGACAGCTCCTTCCCTCGTTGAGAATTTAAACAATGTTGCACATCGTGAGACAATACTATACGCTGGTACAATCGCTTTGAATGGGTCACTGCAAATGGGGACTCGAGGGGATTGGGCTTCTCATAATATAGAACATGCCGTATCCGCCGTTTATGATATTCCACATGCAGGAGGATTAGCGATCATTTTTCCACAATGGATGAGACACCATAAGGAGAAAGGTGAGCAAAAGCTTTATCAACTAGCCACACGTGTATGGAACATAGACCCTACAGGGAAAGATAAACAGCAGGTAGCGGAAGAAGGAATAAAGAAATTAGAAGAATTTTGGCAGTCACTTGGGGCGCCAAGTCGCTTGCAGGATTATGATATCGACGATAGTCGGCTTGAAGAGATGGCTGATAAGACGATGGTTAATGGGCCTTTCGGTAATTTTAATCAGCTGGAAAAAGCGGACGTTCTGTCCATTTTGAAAGCGTCCCTTTAA
- a CDS encoding DUF378 domain-containing protein encodes MNGIQRTALVIAIIGAVNWGLIGFFRFDLVAAVFGGQAAGFSRFIYALVGLAGLYCISILFKPSEEMERSPEPQR; translated from the coding sequence ATGAACGGAATTCAACGAACTGCGCTGGTAATCGCGATAATCGGTGCTGTAAACTGGGGTTTAATCGGCTTTTTCAGATTTGACCTAGTAGCAGCGGTTTTCGGTGGACAGGCCGCCGGTTTTTCTCGTTTCATATATGCCCTCGTAGGATTGGCAGGTTTATATTGTATTTCAATATTATTTAAGCCGTCTGAAGAGATGGAAAGAAGCCCGGAGCCACAGCGTTAA
- the yugI gene encoding S1 domain-containing post-transcriptional regulator GSP13, producing the protein MSGQYEVGSIVEGKVTGIKPFGAFVALDEKKQGLVHISHVAHGYVKDINEELSVGDEVKVKVLSIDEESGKISLSIKETQPKPERTERPRPQSSGPRGGGGGNRKPGAGQQSQAQGFNTLEDKLKDWLKQSNEIQADLNKRIKK; encoded by the coding sequence ATGTCAGGTCAATATGAAGTAGGAAGTATCGTTGAAGGAAAAGTAACTGGAATTAAGCCTTTTGGTGCGTTCGTTGCATTAGACGAGAAAAAACAAGGGCTCGTTCACATTTCCCACGTTGCACATGGTTATGTGAAAGATATCAATGAAGAATTGTCTGTTGGTGACGAAGTAAAAGTAAAGGTTCTCTCTATAGATGAAGAATCTGGAAAAATTTCGTTGTCTATTAAAGAAACTCAACCTAAGCCTGAACGTACAGAACGTCCACGTCCTCAAAGTAGTGGACCACGTGGTGGTGGCGGTGGAAACCGTAAGCCAGGTGCTGGCCAACAAAGCCAGGCGCAAGGTTTTAATACGTTAGAAGACAAGCTTAAAGACTGGCTCAAGCAGTCTAATGAGATTCAAGCAGATCTTAACAAACGCATTAAAAAATAA
- a CDS encoding aminotransferase codes for MTLIKTEHEPKLSQGVKRIQPSGIRRFFDLASSMDNIISLGVGEPDFTTPWNIREASIHSLERGFTAYTANAGLMELREAISDYLHRRFTLSYNPESEIIVTVGASEGIDLALRAIIDPGDEVLIVEPCFVAYAPLVSLMGGLPVSVPVKGDNQFELQASDVADKITERTKAIMLSFPNNPTGAVLSERALKDVAKVVIEHDLIVISDEIYAELSYDTPHASVPNATGMRERTILISGFSKAFAMTGWRVGYITAPEPYASAMLKIHQYAMMCASTMAQYAALEALTNTQDEMEEMIVSYRQRRNYFVKSLREIGLSCHMPGGAFYVFPSIENTGLSSEAFAEKLLMSQKVAVVPGHVFGAGGEGYIRCSYAASMKQLEEAVDRMDHFLKVNDN; via the coding sequence ATGACACTCATTAAAACCGAGCATGAACCTAAATTATCACAAGGAGTTAAACGCATCCAACCGTCAGGGATTCGGCGTTTTTTTGATCTTGCGTCTTCAATGGATAACATCATCTCTTTAGGAGTTGGAGAACCAGATTTTACAACGCCTTGGAATATAAGGGAAGCCAGTATTCATTCTCTAGAGCGGGGGTTTACTGCTTATACAGCAAACGCTGGTTTAATGGAACTAAGGGAAGCAATTTCTGATTATTTACATCGTCGTTTCACACTTTCTTATAACCCGGAAAGTGAAATCATCGTAACCGTAGGAGCCAGCGAAGGGATCGATTTAGCTTTAAGAGCTATTATTGATCCTGGAGATGAGGTACTCATTGTAGAGCCTTGCTTTGTAGCGTATGCTCCCCTCGTTTCTTTGATGGGCGGACTCCCGGTGTCAGTTCCAGTAAAAGGTGACAATCAGTTTGAACTACAAGCTAGTGATGTGGCTGATAAAATAACAGAGCGGACAAAGGCGATCATGCTGTCATTCCCTAATAATCCAACAGGTGCTGTTCTAAGTGAGCGTGCATTAAAAGACGTGGCTAAAGTGGTCATAGAACATGATCTCATCGTCATATCGGACGAGATTTATGCTGAGCTAAGCTATGATACACCTCATGCCAGTGTCCCCAATGCGACAGGAATGCGGGAAAGAACGATACTCATTTCGGGGTTTTCAAAAGCATTTGCCATGACTGGCTGGCGTGTTGGTTATATTACAGCTCCAGAGCCTTATGCTAGTGCCATGCTTAAAATTCATCAATATGCCATGATGTGTGCCTCTACAATGGCCCAATATGCTGCCCTTGAAGCATTAACTAACACGCAAGATGAGATGGAAGAAATGATTGTCAGCTACCGACAAAGGCGTAATTATTTCGTTAAATCATTACGAGAAATCGGCCTCTCCTGCCACATGCCTGGAGGCGCTTTTTATGTATTCCCTTCAATTGAGAACACTGGGCTCTCTTCTGAAGCATTTGCTGAAAAGTTATTAATGTCGCAAAAGGTTGCAGTTGTTCCTGGGCATGTATTTGGAGCTGGTGGTGAAGGGTATATCCGTTGTTCATATGCCGCATCCATGAAGCAATTGGAGGAAGCAGTGGATCGAATGGATCATTTTTTAAAAGTGAATGACAATTAA
- a CDS encoding Lrp/AsnC family transcriptional regulator, giving the protein MRENEQELLRLIEKEGRMESHQLAKMLNTTVDEIEEMLRSLEEQKIILGYSALIDWTKTDIQENVTAMIDVKVTPKRGVGFDAVAQRIYRFKEVKALYLMSGTYDLSVAIEGKSMSEVAQFVSEKLSTLDSVISTTTHFQLKKYKHDGVIFTEDEDDDHRMVVTP; this is encoded by the coding sequence ATGAGGGAAAATGAACAAGAACTACTTCGTTTAATTGAGAAAGAAGGTAGAATGGAGAGTCATCAACTGGCGAAAATGCTTAATACAACGGTTGATGAGATAGAGGAAATGCTTAGAAGTTTAGAAGAGCAAAAGATTATTTTAGGCTATTCGGCATTAATTGATTGGACTAAAACAGATATACAAGAAAATGTCACGGCGATGATCGACGTGAAGGTGACACCTAAGCGAGGGGTCGGGTTTGATGCTGTAGCTCAGAGAATTTACCGATTTAAGGAGGTAAAGGCGTTGTATCTCATGTCTGGAACGTATGATCTTTCGGTAGCTATCGAAGGTAAATCAATGTCTGAAGTAGCTCAGTTTGTTTCTGAGAAATTATCAACATTAGATTCTGTCATTTCCACCACAACCCACTTCCAATTAAAAAAATATAAACATGATGGGGTCATTTTTACAGAGGATGAGGATGATGATCATAGAATGGTGGTTACACCATGA